From the Candidatus Dormiibacterota bacterium genome, one window contains:
- the ftsH gene encoding ATP-dependent zinc metalloprotease FtsH — translation MALRPDQKPPAQTPKSPRPTGSWLRLALLGGLGLYFVILLSPVLSRLGGPARVDLSYSQLIAEIDSGKVADITIQGQSAQGDLKETFTNNGVTNTQFTATLPDNVALPDSSFFAALKSNGVATTLKPDTGGLGSTLLYFLPFIALIAIWIWFMRRSGQAAQGIFSFGRSRARLQDPATPKTTFHDVAGVEQAQFELQEMVDFLRDPQKFQKLGGRMPKGVLLIGPPGTGKTLLARAIAGEAGVPFFSISASEFVEMFVGVGASRVRSLFEDAKKHSPSVIFVDELDAVGRQRGAGLGGGNDEREQTLNQLLVEMDGFDQREAVVVVAASNRADVLDPALLRPGRFDRRVVVDRPDRRGRAAILKVHTRSVPLASDVDLEIIARSTPGLVGADLANLVNEAALHASRTSKTSVAMEDFEESFDRVVLGSERKIYLSEAERRVIAYHESGHALVAWYQPQSDPVHKITIVPRGMALGVTQSIPTDDRHNLSEEYLEARIAMALGGRAAEQLGLGSITTGAQNDLETATELARHMVISWGMSKKMGLFSFDDSPQAVFLGRELAGSPHISQRTAGIIDEEVTRLLQEGYDAAETILTANRAKLDTLAAALMQEEVLDEDQIARLIGPRALEGGIASPKAWKAAVNDAGEQV, via the coding sequence ATGGCGCTCAGGCCCGACCAGAAGCCACCCGCGCAGACCCCGAAAAGCCCCCGTCCGACGGGATCCTGGCTTCGTCTTGCCCTCCTCGGCGGTCTCGGCCTGTACTTCGTGATCCTGCTGTCCCCCGTGCTCAGCCGCCTCGGCGGGCCGGCCCGGGTCGACCTCAGCTACTCGCAGCTGATCGCGGAGATCGATAGCGGCAAGGTGGCCGACATCACGATCCAGGGCCAGAGCGCGCAGGGTGACCTGAAGGAGACCTTCACCAACAACGGGGTCACCAACACCCAGTTCACGGCGACCCTGCCGGACAACGTCGCCTTGCCCGACTCGTCCTTCTTCGCAGCTCTAAAGAGCAACGGCGTCGCGACCACGCTCAAGCCCGATACGGGCGGCCTCGGCAGCACGCTGCTGTATTTCCTGCCGTTCATCGCCCTGATCGCGATCTGGATCTGGTTCATGCGACGGAGCGGTCAAGCGGCGCAGGGCATTTTCAGCTTTGGCCGCAGCCGCGCCCGCCTCCAGGATCCGGCCACCCCCAAGACGACGTTCCACGACGTGGCTGGGGTGGAGCAGGCGCAGTTCGAGTTGCAAGAGATGGTTGATTTCTTGCGCGACCCGCAGAAGTTCCAAAAGCTCGGCGGCCGCATGCCCAAGGGCGTCTTGCTGATCGGCCCGCCGGGGACCGGGAAGACGCTGCTCGCGCGTGCCATCGCCGGTGAGGCGGGCGTGCCCTTCTTCAGCATCTCGGCCTCGGAGTTCGTCGAGATGTTCGTCGGCGTCGGCGCGTCCCGCGTCCGCAGCCTCTTCGAAGACGCCAAGAAGCACTCGCCCTCGGTGATCTTCGTCGACGAGCTCGATGCCGTCGGTCGCCAGCGCGGCGCCGGCCTCGGCGGCGGCAACGACGAGCGGGAGCAGACGCTGAACCAGTTACTGGTCGAAATGGACGGCTTCGACCAGCGCGAAGCGGTCGTCGTCGTCGCTGCCTCGAACCGCGCCGACGTTCTCGATCCGGCCCTGCTTCGGCCCGGCCGGTTTGACCGGCGCGTGGTTGTCGACCGGCCCGATCGTCGCGGCCGCGCCGCCATCTTGAAAGTGCACACGCGCAGCGTGCCCCTGGCCTCGGACGTCGACCTGGAGATCATCGCCCGCTCGACACCAGGCCTGGTCGGAGCCGACCTCGCCAACCTTGTCAACGAGGCGGCGCTGCACGCGTCGCGCACCAGCAAGACGAGCGTCGCCATGGAAGACTTCGAAGAGTCATTCGATCGCGTGGTCCTCGGGTCGGAGCGAAAGATTTATCTGAGCGAGGCGGAGCGTCGCGTGATTGCGTACCACGAGTCGGGCCACGCCCTGGTCGCCTGGTATCAGCCCCAGTCAGATCCGGTCCACAAGATCACGATCGTCCCGCGCGGCATGGCGCTCGGCGTCACCCAATCGATCCCGACGGACGATCGGCACAACCTGTCCGAGGAGTATCTCGAGGCACGCATTGCGATGGCCCTGGGCGGACGCGCCGCCGAACAGCTGGGACTCGGATCGATCACGACCGGCGCGCAGAACGACCTGGAGACAGCTACCGAACTGGCGCGGCACATGGTCATCAGCTGGGGCATGAGCAAGAAGATGGGGCTGTTTTCATTCGACGATTCGCCGCAGGCCGTGTTCCTCGGCCGCGAGCTGGCCGGCAGCCCGCACATCAGTCAGCGGACGGCGGGGATCATCGACGAGGAAGTGACCCGTCTGCTCCAAGAGGGCTACGACGCGGCGGAGACCATCCTGACCGCAAACCGGGCCAAGCTGGACACGCTGGCCGCGGCCCTCATGCAAGAGGAAGTCCTCGACGAAGACCAGATCGCGCGGCTGATCGGGCCGCGCGCCCTCGAAGGGGGCATTGCGTCGCCCAAGGCCTGGAAAGCTGCCGTCAACGACGCCGGCGAGCAGGTCTGA
- the lon gene encoding endopeptidase La: MAQKIADPPAQDAPPPDKSLRRLPLVPLRDDVVFPKLIVPLSVGRRTSIAAITAAMDKDKQVLLVAQKDPQVDDTVEQDLYPIGTIAEINGMRQTPAGVQMLVAGAQRARIVRYVQFKPFIEVEIEVLVDQVGEGLEMEAHMRSVKSLYEKYVESGAGVAPEVAATVSKTDDPVYLADLVSAAPDQTLEQKQHMLETPNVLERLRLLALFLSKQVEILELKAKIQNEVQSTIGKLQRDQILREQLKAIRKELGEDEEGAELHGLREKIEAAGMPDAVKERGLKEIDRMQSIPAASPEVGIIRTYVDWLIALPWGPPPGETWDIKVAAKVLDEDHYGVEKIKERILEYMAVRQRSQSLRSPILCFVGPPGVGKTSLGKSIARALGRKFVRLSLGGIHDEAEIRGHRRTYIGAMPGRILQQMKVAGARNPVFMLDEVDKVGADWRGDPSSALLEVLDPEQNKDFSDHYLEVPYDLSQVLFITTANVVDTIIAPLRDRMEIIRLPGYTEDEKMHIAQQFLVPRQLREHGLTDENLEVPEPTLRLLIREYTHEAGVRNLDREIANIARKIPRRIAEGQTEKVLVEPGDVMGYLGPPRFEFGVAELEDQVGAVTGVAVNEYGGDVMTVEAILMQGRGEFALTGQIGKVMEESARAAVSYARSHALELGLKPGFFEDHFFHIHVPAGAIPKDGPSAGITMATAVVSALTGRPVRREVAMTGEITLRGKVLPIGGLKEKLLAAHRAGIKIFILPEKNRKDLHEVPEEVKNSMELVLVKHVDEVLDKALLPAATRPPTPGLGFRRPLADSQPGTVN; the protein is encoded by the coding sequence ATGGCGCAAAAGATCGCTGACCCTCCCGCACAAGACGCGCCGCCGCCAGACAAATCGCTGCGGCGGCTCCCGCTCGTGCCCCTGCGCGACGACGTCGTCTTTCCCAAGCTGATCGTGCCCCTTTCCGTGGGCCGCCGGACGTCGATTGCGGCGATCACGGCCGCGATGGACAAGGACAAGCAGGTGCTGCTGGTCGCGCAGAAGGACCCACAGGTCGACGACACGGTCGAGCAAGACCTGTACCCCATCGGCACGATTGCGGAAATCAACGGCATGCGACAGACGCCTGCCGGTGTCCAGATGCTGGTCGCCGGCGCCCAGCGGGCGCGCATCGTCCGCTACGTGCAGTTCAAGCCGTTCATCGAAGTCGAGATCGAAGTCCTGGTCGACCAGGTGGGTGAGGGCCTCGAGATGGAGGCCCACATGCGTTCCGTCAAGAGTCTCTACGAGAAGTACGTTGAGTCTGGCGCGGGGGTCGCCCCCGAGGTGGCAGCCACGGTGTCGAAAACGGATGATCCCGTTTATCTCGCCGACCTGGTGTCGGCGGCCCCGGACCAGACGCTCGAGCAAAAGCAGCACATGCTGGAGACGCCCAACGTGCTCGAGCGGCTGAGACTTCTGGCGTTGTTTCTCAGCAAGCAGGTCGAGATCCTCGAGCTCAAAGCGAAGATCCAAAACGAAGTCCAGAGCACGATCGGCAAGCTCCAGCGGGATCAGATCCTGCGCGAGCAACTCAAGGCCATTCGCAAAGAGCTCGGCGAAGACGAAGAGGGCGCCGAGCTGCATGGCCTGCGCGAAAAGATCGAGGCCGCCGGGATGCCGGACGCCGTGAAGGAGCGCGGCCTCAAGGAGATCGACCGGATGCAGAGCATTCCGGCGGCCTCCCCCGAGGTCGGCATTATTCGAACGTACGTCGACTGGCTGATCGCCCTGCCCTGGGGGCCACCGCCTGGCGAGACGTGGGATATCAAGGTGGCCGCGAAAGTCCTCGACGAGGATCACTATGGCGTCGAAAAAATCAAAGAACGGATCCTGGAATACATGGCGGTCCGCCAGCGCTCGCAGAGCCTGCGGTCGCCGATCCTCTGTTTTGTCGGCCCGCCTGGCGTTGGCAAGACCAGCCTGGGTAAGTCGATTGCCCGGGCCCTCGGCCGCAAGTTCGTGAGGCTCTCGCTTGGCGGCATCCACGATGAAGCCGAGATCCGCGGCCATCGGCGAACCTACATCGGCGCCATGCCAGGGCGGATTCTGCAACAGATGAAAGTCGCCGGCGCGCGCAACCCGGTGTTCATGCTGGATGAAGTCGATAAGGTCGGCGCCGACTGGCGCGGCGATCCCTCGTCAGCGCTGCTCGAAGTGCTCGATCCCGAACAAAACAAAGACTTCTCGGATCACTATCTCGAAGTCCCCTATGACCTGTCCCAGGTGCTGTTCATCACGACGGCCAACGTCGTCGACACGATCATCGCCCCGCTTCGTGACCGCATGGAGATCATCCGGCTTCCCGGGTACACGGAAGACGAAAAGATGCATATCGCCCAGCAGTTCCTCGTGCCGCGCCAGCTGCGCGAGCACGGCCTGACGGACGAGAACCTGGAAGTGCCCGAGCCGACCCTGCGCTTATTGATTCGCGAGTACACGCACGAAGCCGGGGTACGGAACCTGGACCGCGAGATCGCCAACATCGCCCGTAAGATTCCTCGTCGCATCGCCGAGGGCCAAACCGAAAAAGTCCTCGTCGAGCCGGGTGACGTGATGGGCTACCTGGGGCCGCCGCGCTTCGAGTTCGGCGTCGCCGAGCTGGAAGATCAGGTCGGTGCCGTCACCGGTGTGGCCGTCAACGAATATGGTGGAGATGTCATGACGGTCGAGGCGATCTTGATGCAAGGGCGTGGTGAGTTCGCACTGACGGGGCAGATCGGCAAGGTCATGGAGGAGTCGGCGCGTGCTGCCGTCAGCTACGCGCGGTCGCACGCGCTCGAGCTTGGGTTGAAGCCCGGCTTCTTCGAGGATCATTTCTTCCACATCCATGTGCCGGCCGGCGCCATCCCCAAGGATGGTCCCTCGGCGGGCATCACGATGGCGACGGCCGTTGTGTCGGCGCTCACCGGCCGGCCCGTCCGCCGCGAGGTGGCGATGACCGGCGAGATCACGCTACGCGGCAAAGTGCTGCCCATCGGCGGGCTCAAAGAGAAGCTGCTGGCCGCGCATCGGGCCGGCATCAAGATCTTCATCCTGCCTGAGAAAAATCGCAAAGACCTCCACGAAGTGCCCGAAGAAGTCAAGAACTCGATGGAGCTCGTTTTGGTCAAGCACGTCGACGAGGTGCTGGACAAGGCGCTGCTGCCGGCAGCCACGCGGCCGCCGACACCCGGCCTTGGGTTCCGGCGACCGCTCGCCGACTCCCAGCCTGGCACGGTCAACTAG
- a CDS encoding TlpA disulfide reductase family protein, whose product MLGRWPWLVMLLLLAGCSLQPDVSQAAPNGRVGAAAPSLSGQALDGTALTVDFKASSTVLVFWAAWCGPCRKEQPGLNTLAARYAGQGIKFYGVDMLDHDRALARAFVAEFNVPYPSLYDDSGSLTAAYEVDSPPSFVLVDRGGIVVARYPGEASQAQLANLIDQKLATSSGAATASP is encoded by the coding sequence TTGCTGGGCCGCTGGCCCTGGTTGGTGATGTTGTTACTGCTGGCCGGATGCAGCCTGCAGCCCGACGTCTCGCAGGCGGCGCCCAACGGCCGGGTGGGCGCGGCGGCACCGAGCCTTTCCGGCCAGGCGCTGGATGGAACGGCGCTGACTGTCGACTTCAAGGCGTCGAGCACGGTTCTGGTGTTCTGGGCCGCCTGGTGCGGGCCCTGTCGGAAGGAGCAGCCGGGGTTGAACACGCTGGCCGCGCGATACGCCGGCCAGGGCATCAAGTTCTACGGCGTCGACATGCTGGACCACGACCGGGCGCTCGCCCGCGCCTTTGTTGCCGAATTCAACGTCCCGTATCCCAGCCTCTATGACGACTCTGGGAGCCTGACGGCGGCATACGAAGTTGACTCGCCGCCGTCGTTCGTGCTGGTTGACCGTGGTGGCATCGTCGTCGCTCGCTATCCGGGGGAGGCCTCGCAGGCGCAGCTGGCGAACTTAATCGATCAGAAGCTGGCTACTTCGTCCGGCGCTGCCACCGCGTCGCCTTGA
- a CDS encoding AURKAIP1/COX24 domain-containing protein — MGSVIKKRRKKMRKHKHKKMLKATRWQRRTK; from the coding sequence TTGGGCTCGGTAATCAAGAAGCGCAGGAAGAAAATGCGCAAACACAAGCACAAGAAGATGCTCAAGGCGACGCGGTGGCAGCGCCGGACGAAGTAG